A region from the Triticum urartu cultivar G1812 chromosome 1, Tu2.1, whole genome shotgun sequence genome encodes:
- the LOC125521500 gene encoding CBL-interacting protein kinase 28-like isoform X2 — translation MLFNVPILPFQISEFALVEFVRLVSVEERSVLTQRYEIGRQLGQGTFAKVYYARNLANGQSVAIKILDKDKILKVGLVDQIKREISIMRIVRHPNVLQLFEVMATRSKIYFVLEYAKGGELFNKLAKGKLSEEGARTYFHQLISAIDYCHSRGVYHRDLKPENLLVDEYGTLRVSDFGLSALTKSKWRDGLLHTACGTPAYVAPEVLSRKGYNGAKADVWSCGVILFVLVAGYLPFHERNLMELYRKIAKAEYRCPRYFSTELKELLSGILDPDPNTRMSIARIKRSPWYRKPVERTPLRKDKTYASEAAASGLPCRKSSDGPASMNAFNIISLTPGFDLSGLFDERYSQREARFASNEPPAAVFVKLEELAQRMKLKVTKKDNGAMKLAAPREGKKGTLEFEAEIYELASSFLLVELKKTNGDTMEYQKLLKEDIRPSLKDIVWSWHGDVQQQAQLPQDPQWPPPQQAQQPQDRQWPPPLPPQRLEHLAANAPPPQ, via the exons ATGCTGTTTAATGTCCCAATTTTACCATTTCAGATCTCAGAATTTGCCCTG GTAGAATTTGTCAGGCTGGTGAGTG TGGAAGAGAGGAGTGTTTTGACCCAGCGTTATGAAATCGGGAGGCAATTAGGACAAGGCACCTTTGCAAAGGTATACTATGCTCGCAATCTAGCAAATGGTCAGTCTGTTGCCATAAAAATACTCGATAAGGACAAGATCTTGAAGGTTGGTCTGGTGGATCAGATAAAGAGGGAGATCTCGATAATGAGAATTGTAAGGCATCCGAATGTTCTGCAGCTTTTTGAGGTAATGGCTACCAGGAGCAAGATTTACTTCGTTCTGGAGTACGCTAAAGGCGGTGAGCTTTTCAACAAATTAGCCAAGGGGAAGCTTAGTGAGGAGGGGGCAAGGACATATTTTCACCAGTTGATCTCTGCTATAGATTATTGCCACAGTAGAGGTGTTTACCATCGTGACTTGAAGCCTGAAAATCTACTAGTGGATGAGTATGGGACCCTTAGGGTCTCTGATTTTGGTTTAAGTGCGCTAACCAAGTCAAAGTGGCGAGATGGTCTGCTCCACACCGCATGTGGAACTCCGGCTTATGTTGCTCCGGAAGTGCTCAGCAGGAAAGGCTACAACGGTGCAAAGGCAGATGTATGGTCTTGTGGAGTGATTCTGTTTGTTCTTGTTGCCGGTTATCTTCCTTTCCATGAAAGAAACCTTATGGAGTTGTATAGAAAGATTGCTAAGGCTGAGTACAGATGCCCTCGTTATTTTTCCACTGAGCTGAAGGAGCTCCTTAGTGGGATCCTTGATCCAGATCCTAATACTAGAATGTCCATCGCAAGGATAAAGAGAAGTCCTTGGTATAGGAAGCCGGTTGAGAGAACACCACTGAGAAAAGACAAGACTTATGCGAGCGAAGCTGCTGCGTCTGGCCTTCCATGTCGCAAGAGTTCCGATGGACCGGCGAGCATGAATGCATTTAATATCATTTCCCTCACTCCTGGGTTCGATCTATCTGGTTTGTTCGATGAAAGATATAGCCAAAGGGAGGCACGATTTGCTTCCAATGAGCCGCCAGCAGCTGTATTTGTGAAGCTGGAGGAACTTGCCCAACGCATGAAGCTTAAAGTTACAAAGAAAGACAATGGAGCGATGAAATTGGCCGCGCCGAGGGAAGGAAAGAAGGGTACTCTTGAGTTTGAAGCAGAGATCTATGAGCTCGCGTCGTCTTTTCTCTTAGTCGAGTTGAAGAAGACCAATGGTGACACTATGGAGTACCAGAAACTGTTGAAAGAAGACATTAGGCCGTCACTCAAGGACATTGTTTGGTCATGGCATGGCGATGTTCAGCAGCAGGCACAGCTACCTCAGGATCCACAGTGGCCACCACCGCAGCAGGCACAGCAACCTCAGGATCGACAGTGGCCGCCGCCGCTCCCACCACAGCGGTTAGAACATTTAGCTGCAAATGCCCCACCGCCACAATAA
- the LOC125521500 gene encoding CBL-interacting protein kinase 28-like isoform X1 — MEERSVLTQRYEIGRQLGQGTFAKVYYARNLANGQSVAIKILDKDKILKVGLVDQIKREISIMRIVRHPNVLQLFEVMATRSKIYFVLEYAKGGELFNKLAKGKLSEEGARTYFHQLISAIDYCHSRGVYHRDLKPENLLVDEYGTLRVSDFGLSALTKSKWRDGLLHTACGTPAYVAPEVLSRKGYNGAKADVWSCGVILFVLVAGYLPFHERNLMELYRKIAKAEYRCPRYFSTELKELLSGILDPDPNTRMSIARIKRSPWYRKPVERTPLRKDKTYASEAAASGLPCRKSSDGPASMNAFNIISLTPGFDLSGLFDERYSQREARFASNEPPAAVFVKLEELAQRMKLKVTKKDNGAMKLAAPREGKKGTLEFEAEIYELASSFLLVELKKTNGDTMEYQKLLKEDIRPSLKDIVWSWHGDVQQQAQLPQDPQWPPPQQAQQPQDRQWPPPLPPQRLEHLAANAPPPQ; from the coding sequence ATGGAAGAGAGGAGTGTTTTGACCCAGCGTTATGAAATCGGGAGGCAATTAGGACAAGGCACCTTTGCAAAGGTATACTATGCTCGCAATCTAGCAAATGGTCAGTCTGTTGCCATAAAAATACTCGATAAGGACAAGATCTTGAAGGTTGGTCTGGTGGATCAGATAAAGAGGGAGATCTCGATAATGAGAATTGTAAGGCATCCGAATGTTCTGCAGCTTTTTGAGGTAATGGCTACCAGGAGCAAGATTTACTTCGTTCTGGAGTACGCTAAAGGCGGTGAGCTTTTCAACAAATTAGCCAAGGGGAAGCTTAGTGAGGAGGGGGCAAGGACATATTTTCACCAGTTGATCTCTGCTATAGATTATTGCCACAGTAGAGGTGTTTACCATCGTGACTTGAAGCCTGAAAATCTACTAGTGGATGAGTATGGGACCCTTAGGGTCTCTGATTTTGGTTTAAGTGCGCTAACCAAGTCAAAGTGGCGAGATGGTCTGCTCCACACCGCATGTGGAACTCCGGCTTATGTTGCTCCGGAAGTGCTCAGCAGGAAAGGCTACAACGGTGCAAAGGCAGATGTATGGTCTTGTGGAGTGATTCTGTTTGTTCTTGTTGCCGGTTATCTTCCTTTCCATGAAAGAAACCTTATGGAGTTGTATAGAAAGATTGCTAAGGCTGAGTACAGATGCCCTCGTTATTTTTCCACTGAGCTGAAGGAGCTCCTTAGTGGGATCCTTGATCCAGATCCTAATACTAGAATGTCCATCGCAAGGATAAAGAGAAGTCCTTGGTATAGGAAGCCGGTTGAGAGAACACCACTGAGAAAAGACAAGACTTATGCGAGCGAAGCTGCTGCGTCTGGCCTTCCATGTCGCAAGAGTTCCGATGGACCGGCGAGCATGAATGCATTTAATATCATTTCCCTCACTCCTGGGTTCGATCTATCTGGTTTGTTCGATGAAAGATATAGCCAAAGGGAGGCACGATTTGCTTCCAATGAGCCGCCAGCAGCTGTATTTGTGAAGCTGGAGGAACTTGCCCAACGCATGAAGCTTAAAGTTACAAAGAAAGACAATGGAGCGATGAAATTGGCCGCGCCGAGGGAAGGAAAGAAGGGTACTCTTGAGTTTGAAGCAGAGATCTATGAGCTCGCGTCGTCTTTTCTCTTAGTCGAGTTGAAGAAGACCAATGGTGACACTATGGAGTACCAGAAACTGTTGAAAGAAGACATTAGGCCGTCACTCAAGGACATTGTTTGGTCATGGCATGGCGATGTTCAGCAGCAGGCACAGCTACCTCAGGATCCACAGTGGCCACCACCGCAGCAGGCACAGCAACCTCAGGATCGACAGTGGCCGCCGCCGCTCCCACCACAGCGGTTAGAACATTTAGCTGCAAATGCCCCACCGCCACAATAA